One window from the genome of Acidobacteriota bacterium encodes:
- a CDS encoding M28 family peptidase: MLQKFRVALLCLTLLVSPLASFAQGPAAAPDPDVQAKIRKEGMDNSQIMHVMHYFTDVYGPRLTGSPNHENAAKWAVKEMTSWGFANAHLEPWDFGHPGWLNERASGYVLSPFKDSLVFEVLAWTPSTKGTVTGQAYQMIPPASPTEEEFNAFLDTEKQKVKGKIVFVGKHVVIPVNMQPENKRMTDEQAKARFSGGGGPGGPANARRQPPPAQQPGQPRKLSAREVNQRAGEFLAANGALMMVVDTANEGRMEQRRVRAFNNRNFDPAKYLPTAVMSNEDYGRITRILADGTPVELEFNIVNHDYPAGKTSYNTIAEIPGTDKKDEVIMLGGHLDSWHSATGATDNAIGCATMMEAARIINALVKSGAIKAPRRTIRVALWSGEEQGLLGSQAYVKEHFGSAENPKPDFAKFGGYFNIDSGTGKARGMSVFGPDDVNTDLRAVLTPFEDFGFYGVLPSRSRALGGSDNTSFSQAGLPGIGVGQDPIEYFNVTWHTNLDTYERIIEDDAKKSAIIIAAALYHLAMSDKMLPRFAADQMPALPPARP, encoded by the coding sequence ATGCTGCAAAAATTCAGAGTCGCGCTGCTCTGTTTAACATTGCTGGTCAGCCCGCTCGCCAGTTTTGCCCAAGGTCCCGCCGCCGCGCCTGATCCCGACGTTCAAGCCAAAATCCGCAAAGAAGGCATGGATAATTCGCAAATCATGCATGTCATGCACTATTTCACAGACGTGTACGGCCCGCGCTTGACCGGTTCGCCCAACCACGAAAATGCCGCCAAATGGGCGGTCAAGGAAATGACCAGTTGGGGGTTCGCCAACGCGCATTTGGAACCGTGGGATTTCGGGCATCCTGGTTGGTTGAATGAACGCGCTTCGGGGTACGTGTTGTCGCCTTTCAAGGATTCGCTGGTGTTTGAAGTTCTGGCCTGGACGCCAAGCACAAAGGGAACCGTCACCGGGCAGGCGTATCAAATGATTCCGCCCGCTTCGCCGACCGAAGAGGAATTCAATGCCTTTCTGGACACCGAGAAGCAGAAGGTCAAAGGCAAAATCGTGTTCGTCGGCAAACACGTTGTCATTCCGGTCAACATGCAGCCGGAAAACAAACGCATGACCGATGAACAAGCCAAAGCCCGTTTTTCAGGCGGCGGCGGCCCAGGCGGCCCAGCCAATGCCAGACGCCAACCGCCTCCGGCGCAACAACCCGGCCAACCGCGTAAACTTTCCGCGCGTGAAGTCAACCAACGCGCTGGCGAATTTCTGGCTGCCAACGGCGCGTTGATGATGGTCGTGGACACCGCCAACGAAGGCCGCATGGAACAGCGCCGCGTGCGCGCATTCAACAATCGCAACTTCGATCCGGCGAAATATCTGCCCACCGCCGTCATGAGCAACGAAGATTACGGACGCATCACGCGTATTTTGGCCGACGGCACGCCGGTCGAACTGGAATTCAACATCGTCAACCATGATTATCCCGCAGGCAAAACTTCGTACAACACGATTGCCGAAATCCCCGGCACAGACAAAAAAGATGAAGTGATCATGCTGGGCGGCCATTTGGATTCGTGGCATTCGGCGACCGGTGCAACCGACAACGCCATCGGATGCGCGACGATGATGGAAGCCGCGCGCATCATCAACGCGCTGGTTAAATCCGGCGCAATCAAAGCGCCGCGCCGCACGATCCGCGTCGCCCTGTGGAGCGGCGAAGAACAAGGCCTGCTCGGTTCGCAAGCCTACGTCAAAGAACATTTCGGTTCTGCGGAAAATCCAAAACCGGATTTCGCCAAATTCGGCGGCTATTTCAACATTGATTCGGGGACCGGCAAGGCGCGCGGTATGAGCGTCTTTGGCCCGGACGATGTCAACACGGATTTGCGTGCAGTGTTGACTCCGTTTGAAGACTTCGGGTTTTATGGTGTGCTGCCTTCGCGCAGCCGCGCGCTCGGTGGTTCGGACAACACCTCGTTCAGCCAGGCCGGATTGCCCGGCATCGGCGTCGGCCAGGATCCGATTGAGTATTTCAACGTCACCTGGCATACGAACCTGGACACCTACGAACGTATCATCGAAGACGACGCCAAGAAATCGGCGATCATCATCGCTGCTGCGCTGTAT
- the trxA gene encoding thioredoxin has translation MSQFVSEVTDANWATEVLGSDKPVLVDFWAPWCGPCRQIAPSIEAVAEAYQGKVKVVKMNVDENLEMPSKYGVKGIPTLLVFSGGEVANGHVGALPQAAIAQLVERTLA, from the coding sequence ATGAGTCAATTTGTTTCAGAAGTGACGGATGCCAATTGGGCGACCGAAGTGCTGGGATCGGATAAACCTGTGCTGGTGGATTTTTGGGCGCCGTGGTGCGGACCTTGCCGCCAGATTGCGCCTTCGATTGAAGCCGTTGCCGAAGCGTACCAGGGCAAAGTCAAAGTCGTGAAAATGAACGTGGATGAAAACCTGGAAATGCCTTCGAAATACGGCGTCAAAGGCATTCCAACTTTGCTGGTCTTTTCGGGAGGCGAAGTGGCGAACGGACACGTCGGCGCTTTGCCGCAAGCCGCCATCGCGCAGTTGGTCGAACGAACCTTGGCCTGA
- a CDS encoding glycogen synthase, whose product MRVILASSEVVPYSKTGGLGDVAGALPQALSRIGCDVAVITPRYTGYGKRHGDVVNHATGEMIFDDLRVPFAGMDKHAAVWRDWMNGAPVYFIDNAEYFGHGYIYGSGNFDAERFAFFSRAILELAKRIGPAPDVIHCNDWQTGFVPAYLRNVYWNDPYYARTATLFTIHNLAYQGFFDKDLLPKFGFDWQAYEGMEFHDAVSAMKSGLHFSTALSTVSPKYAEEIQTPEFGNKLDGLLRWRRGDLLGILNGVDYNEWNPTTDNYLAANYSIENLEGKLACKRDLLEKYHLPVDLERPVVAIVTRLTAQKGVDLTTQAIWRILETGAYFILLGSGAESYENYFQHVRDSVPKQVGVYFGFNTALSHQVEAGADLFLMPSSYEPCGLNQMYSLKYGTIPIVRGVGGLDDTITNFERTTEQGNGYKFYEYSADRLVEKYYESLMVYYDRDLWRKLQRNGMREDFSWDRAARNYLNAYHRIVEARLARGW is encoded by the coding sequence ATGCGCGTCATTCTGGCTTCATCCGAAGTTGTGCCTTACTCGAAAACCGGCGGGCTTGGCGATGTTGCAGGAGCCTTACCACAAGCCTTATCTCGCATCGGATGCGATGTCGCCGTGATCACTCCGCGGTACACCGGTTATGGCAAACGCCACGGAGATGTAGTCAACCATGCGACCGGCGAAATGATCTTCGACGATTTGCGCGTGCCGTTTGCCGGAATGGACAAACACGCTGCCGTCTGGCGCGATTGGATGAACGGCGCACCGGTTTACTTCATAGATAACGCGGAATACTTCGGTCATGGTTACATTTATGGTAGCGGAAATTTTGACGCCGAACGATTTGCCTTCTTTAGCCGCGCCATCCTGGAGTTGGCCAAGCGCATTGGCCCCGCGCCGGATGTAATTCATTGCAATGATTGGCAAACCGGTTTTGTCCCGGCGTATTTGCGCAATGTTTACTGGAACGACCCGTATTACGCGCGGACGGCGACGCTCTTTACGATTCACAATCTGGCGTACCAAGGGTTTTTCGATAAAGACCTGCTGCCGAAATTTGGATTCGATTGGCAGGCGTATGAGGGAATGGAGTTCCACGATGCCGTCAGCGCGATGAAATCCGGGCTGCATTTTTCCACCGCGCTTTCGACCGTCAGCCCGAAATATGCCGAAGAAATTCAAACGCCGGAATTCGGCAACAAACTGGATGGTTTGTTGCGCTGGAGGCGCGGCGATTTGCTGGGCATTCTGAACGGCGTGGATTACAACGAATGGAATCCGACGACGGACAACTATCTGGCGGCGAATTATTCGATTGAAAATCTGGAAGGCAAACTGGCCTGCAAACGCGATTTGCTGGAAAAATATCATCTGCCGGTTGACCTGGAAAGGCCTGTCGTTGCGATTGTTACCCGGCTGACCGCGCAAAAGGGAGTTGACCTGACGACGCAGGCCATCTGGCGAATTCTGGAAACCGGCGCGTACTTTATCCTGCTCGGATCGGGGGCTGAAAGTTATGAGAACTATTTCCAGCACGTGCGCGATTCTGTCCCCAAACAGGTTGGCGTTTACTTCGGATTCAACACAGCGCTTTCGCATCAGGTCGAAGCCGGAGCCGATTTATTCCTGATGCCTTCGTCGTATGAGCCGTGCGGGTTAAACCAAATGTACAGTTTGAAATACGGGACAATTCCTATCGTGCGCGGCGTCGGCGGATTGGACGACACCATCACCAATTTCGAGCGCACCACTGAACAGGGGAACGGTTACAAATTTTACGAATACTCGGCGGATCGGCTGGTCGAAAAGTACTATGAATCGCTGATGGTTTATTACGACCGCGACCTGTGGCGAAAATTGCAGCGAAACGGGATGCGCGAAGACTTTTCGTGGGATCGTGCCGCGCGCAATTACTTAAATGCCTATCATCGGATCGTCGAAGCCAGGTTGGCGCGGGGTTGGTAA
- a CDS encoding adenylosuccinate synthase, with protein sequence MNLAIIGAQWGDEGKGKIVDLIAPHFDIVTRYQGGHNAGHTVIIRRNGEDQKFVLHLIPSGITHPGKICVIGNGVVVHPGALLTEIDELRAKGIEVTEKNLLVSNRAHLILPHHIALDRAIEASRGNSAVGTTMRGIGPAYEEKMARRGIRAGDLTNPTKLAEQLSHNAKQANRLLAMFGSDLIDEKQLIEDGLRWSELLAPHVTDTTYYLNQAARQGKALLIEGAQAVMLDIDHGTYPFVTSSSSAVGGACTGLGIPPSAINATIGVIKAYTTRVGGGPFPTELNDALGEAIRAKGGEYGASTGRPRRTGWFDGVIARYAVMVNGLNALALTKLDVLDDLDEIKICVAYKVNGQATEQVPYDADQMCAAEPIYETMPGWKSKTAGVSHFEELPARAKQYINRLSELSGAPFAFISTGAERNQTIISADVLSDCGLKLTV encoded by the coding sequence ATGAATTTAGCTATCATCGGAGCGCAGTGGGGCGACGAAGGCAAAGGCAAGATTGTTGACCTGATCGCGCCGCATTTCGACATCGTCACCCGGTATCAGGGAGGCCATAACGCGGGCCACACCGTCATCATTCGCCGCAACGGCGAAGATCAAAAATTCGTTCTGCACCTGATTCCTTCCGGCATCACCCATCCCGGCAAAATCTGTGTTATCGGCAACGGAGTCGTCGTCCACCCCGGCGCATTGCTGACGGAAATTGACGAACTTCGCGCCAAAGGAATCGAAGTCACAGAAAAGAATCTGCTCGTCAGCAACCGCGCGCATTTGATTTTGCCGCATCATATCGCCCTGGATCGTGCCATCGAAGCCAGTCGTGGCAACAGCGCGGTTGGCACCACGATGCGCGGCATCGGCCCGGCGTATGAAGAGAAAATGGCGCGCCGAGGCATTCGCGCAGGCGATCTGACCAATCCCACAAAACTGGCCGAACAGCTTTCGCACAACGCGAAACAGGCTAACCGTTTACTGGCCATGTTCGGCAGCGACCTGATTGACGAAAAGCAACTGATTGAAGATGGTTTGCGATGGAGCGAACTGCTCGCGCCGCATGTGACCGATACGACGTATTACCTGAATCAAGCTGCTCGGCAAGGGAAGGCGTTGTTAATCGAAGGCGCACAGGCAGTTATGCTGGATATTGACCACGGTACTTATCCGTTTGTTACTTCGTCCAGTTCGGCCGTCGGTGGAGCCTGCACAGGGCTTGGCATTCCACCTTCGGCGATCAATGCGACCATCGGAGTCATTAAGGCGTATACCACGCGCGTTGGCGGAGGACCGTTTCCGACGGAACTCAACGACGCGCTGGGCGAAGCCATTCGCGCCAAAGGCGGCGAATATGGCGCTTCGACCGGGCGACCGCGTCGCACCGGTTGGTTTGACGGCGTGATTGCCCGGTACGCGGTGATGGTCAATGGCTTGAATGCGCTGGCGCTGACCAAACTGGACGTGCTTGATGATCTGGACGAAATCAAAATCTGTGTGGCTTATAAAGTGAACGGGCAGGCAACAGAGCAAGTCCCTTACGACGCCGACCAGATGTGTGCTGCCGAACCGATTTACGAAACCATGCCCGGTTGGAAATCCAAAACCGCAGGCGTCTCGCACTTCGAGGAATTACCCGCGCGTGCCAAACAGTATATCAACCGGTTGTCCGAACTTTCCGGCGCTCCCTTCGCGTTTATTTCCACCGGAGCTGAACGCAACCAAACGATCATTTCAGCCGATGTGTTGAGCGACTGCGGTTTGAAGCTGACGGTTTGA
- a CDS encoding RNA polymerase sigma factor has product MSERSTEQIRDLFDSLYRVDSGRILATLIRLLGDFDLAEEAMHEAFAAALSLWPTNGIPDNPRPWLISTARFKAVDALRRQARFDASQDELVRYLEAQWSSPGSGADASSNQEDSLEDDRLRLIFTCCHPSLAPEARVALTLREVCGLTTEEIAKAFLIPPRTLAQRIVRAKAKIRETPIPYEVPTPQELPERLDAVLQVIYLVFNEGYSAAAGMEVTRAELTGEAIRLGRLLAELQPEPEVIGLLSLMLLQESRHAARTSPTGELILLENQDRSLWNRKQIAEGKALVDKALKSRRFGAYTLQAAIVAVHAEAESTAATDWRQIVALYDQLLRIHPSPVVHLNRAVAIAECDGLEAGLALIETVLETGELADYYLAHSARADLYRRLGRTDEARSSYEKALALTQQEPERQFLQERIRNLK; this is encoded by the coding sequence ATGTCCGAACGATCTACCGAGCAAATACGCGACTTGTTCGACTCCCTTTATCGTGTGGATTCGGGGCGAATCCTGGCAACTCTGATCCGCTTGCTCGGTGATTTTGATCTTGCCGAGGAGGCGATGCACGAAGCCTTTGCGGCTGCGCTGAGCCTGTGGCCCACCAATGGAATACCCGACAACCCGCGACCATGGTTGATTTCGACGGCCCGATTCAAAGCCGTTGATGCTCTGCGCCGACAGGCAAGATTTGATGCGTCTCAAGACGAACTCGTGCGTTACCTCGAAGCGCAATGGAGTTCGCCCGGTTCTGGTGCAGATGCAAGTTCCAACCAAGAGGACAGCCTTGAGGATGATCGGCTGCGCCTGATTTTTACGTGCTGTCATCCATCTTTAGCGCCGGAAGCGCGCGTTGCGCTCACCTTGCGTGAGGTCTGCGGGCTGACCACCGAGGAGATCGCAAAGGCCTTCCTTATCCCTCCGCGCACGCTGGCGCAGCGCATTGTGCGCGCAAAGGCAAAGATTCGCGAAACGCCGATTCCGTACGAGGTGCCGACGCCGCAGGAATTGCCGGAACGACTGGACGCGGTGCTTCAGGTCATCTATCTCGTCTTTAACGAGGGTTATTCCGCTGCGGCGGGAATGGAGGTAACGCGGGCCGAGCTAACCGGCGAGGCGATTCGATTAGGCCGGTTGCTGGCCGAACTCCAGCCTGAACCGGAAGTCATTGGGCTGCTTTCCCTGATGTTGTTACAGGAATCCCGTCACGCCGCGAGAACCTCTCCGACCGGAGAGCTGATTTTGCTGGAGAATCAGGATCGCTCGCTCTGGAATCGGAAGCAGATCGCCGAAGGGAAGGCTTTGGTGGACAAGGCACTGAAATCCCGCCGCTTCGGCGCTTACACACTGCAGGCTGCGATCGTGGCCGTTCATGCGGAGGCGGAATCCACTGCTGCGACCGATTGGCGGCAGATCGTTGCGCTTTACGACCAATTGCTACGAATTCATCCTTCGCCCGTGGTACATCTGAATCGTGCCGTGGCAATCGCAGAGTGCGATGGTCTCGAGGCCGGTCTCGCGCTTATCGAAACGGTGTTGGAAACGGGCGAACTGGCAGATTATTACCTGGCACATTCGGCCCGTGCGGATCTGTACCGCAGGCTGGGCAGGACGGATGAGGCTCGGTCCTCTTATGAGAAAGCTCTGGCGTTGACACAACAGGAACCGGAGCGGCAATTCCTGCAAGAGCGAATTCGGAACTTGAAATAA